Proteins encoded in a region of the Panicum hallii strain FIL2 chromosome 3, PHallii_v3.1, whole genome shotgun sequence genome:
- the LOC112886750 gene encoding serine/threonine-protein kinase STY8-like isoform X1, whose translation MVAAAAAESGLGGGVEEGVGESSSPPRDAAPVPAGSGGRGGGGGARDICGQVLERLIADGHAEASDSEFRDKLVAHFGRLPHSYQLDINVDKAADVLVHQNVLAEAKDPDRRPAFHVRFLRIEDMDQAYDSDATEEGDDDGDDLSVRQDTQYTHIHEIVFSTIDKPKLLSQLSALLSDIGLNIREAHVFSTHDGYSLDVFVVDGWLVEDTDGLNKALEASILRNEGSWSGSSHSSAAERTLPFQVKGGEWEIDKRLLKMGGMIASGSCGDLYHGTYLGEDVAVKVLRAEHLNKNVWNEFTQELYILREVQHTNVVRFIGACTKPPQFCIITEYMSGGSLYDFVHKQHNVLNLATLLKFAVDVCRGMCYLHERGIIHRDLKTANLLMDKDHVVKVADFGVARFQDQGGIMTAETGTYRWMAPEVINHQPYDNKADVFSFAIVLWELVTSKIPYDTMTPLQAAVGVRQGLRPGLPKKAHPKLLDIMQRCWEADPSKRPAFPDILVEVEDLLSHVQGASGKTVQDPANDSNKKD comes from the exons ATggtggctgcggcggcggcggagagtggGCTCGGCGGGGGCGTCGAGGAGGGCGTTGGAGAGAGCTCGTCCCCGCCGCGAGATGCCGCTCCTGTGCCCGCAGGCTCCGGCGGGAGGGGAGGCGGGGGAGGCGCCCGCGACATCTGCGGCCAGGTGCTCGAGCGACTCATCGCCGACGGCCACGCGGAGGCGTCCGACTCCGAGTTCCGAGACAAGCTCGTGGCCCATTTCGGGCGGCTTCCGCACAG CTATCAGCTGGATATCAATGTTGACAAAGCAGCCGATGTCTTGGTCCACCAGAACGTCTTAGCAGAAGCAAAGGATCCTGACAGGCGCCCCGCATTCCATGTCCGTTTCTTGAGG ATTGAAGATATGGATCAAGCATATGACTCCGATGCAACTGAAGAAGGggatgatgatggtgatgatctCTCTGTAAG GCAAGACACACAATATACTCACATTCATGAGATTGTTTTCTCCACAATTGACAAGCCAAAGCTACTCAGTCAG CTCTCTGCGTTGCTATCTGACATTGGACTGAACATCAGAGAAGCACACGTTTTCTCAACTCATGATGGCTATTCTCTTGATGTTTTTGTGGTTGATGGTTGGCTTGTTGAG GACACTGATGGTTTGAACAAAGCACTGGAAGCATCCATTTTAAGAAATGAG GGTTCATGGTCTGGTTCATCTCATTCCTCAGCAGCTGAAAGAACACTGCCCTTCCAAGTTAAAGGTGGTGAATGGGAAATCGACAAACGACTTCTTAAGATGGGAGGGATGATTGCTTCTGGTTCTTGTGGGGACTT GTATCATGGGACTTACCTTGGTGAGGATGTAGCTGTTAAAGTTCTAAGGGCCGAGCATTTGAATAAGAATGTTTGGAACGAGTTCACGCAGGAATTATATATTCTAAG AGAAGTTCAACATACAAATGTTGTGCGATTCATTGGTGCGTGCACAAAACCACCACAATTTTGCATAATTACAG AATACATGTCTGGAGGAAGCCTGTATGACTTTGTGCACAAGCAGCATAATGTTCTAAACCTCGCAACTCTCTTGAAGTTCGCAGTTGATGTATGCCGAGGGATGTGCTACTTGCACGAAAGGGGTATCATCCATAGAGATTTAAAGACTGCCAACCTTCTAATGGACAAAGATCAC GTTGTTAAAGTGGCTGATTTCGGTGTGGCTCGGTTCCAGGATCAAGGAGGTATCATGACAGCTGAAACTGGAACATACAGATGGATGGCACCTGAG GTTATAAATCATCAACCCTATGATAACAAAGCAGATGTGTTTAGCTTTGCTATTGTTCTTTGGGAGCTGGTAACGTCTAAG ATCCCATATGATACCATGACCCCGCTCCAGGCGGCTGTAGGTGTTAGACAG GGATTGCGCCCAGGACTCCCCAAAAAGGCACATCCAAAGCTGTTGGACATAA
- the LOC112886750 gene encoding serine/threonine-protein kinase STY8-like isoform X2, whose product MVAAAAAESGLGGGVEEGVGESSSPPRDAAPVPAGSGGRGGGGGARDICGQVLERLIADGHAEASDSEFRDKLVAHFGRLPHSYQLDINVDKAADVLVHQNVLAEAKDPDRRPAFHVRFLRIEDMDQAYDSDATEEGDDDGDDLSVRQDTQYTHIHEIVFSTIDKPKLLSQLSALLSDIGLNIREAHVFSTHDGYSLDVFVVDGWLVEDTDGLNKALEASILRNEGSWSGSSHSSAAERTLPFQVKGGEWEIDKRLLKMGGMIASGSCGDLYHGTYLGEDVAVKVLRAEHLNKNVWNEFTQELYILREVQHTNVVRFIGACTKPPQFCIITEYMSGGSLYDFVHKQHNVLNLATLLKFAVDVCRGMCYLHERGIIHRDLKTANLLMDKDHVVKVADFGVARFQDQGGIMTAETGTYRWMAPEVINHQPYDNKADVFSFAIVLWELVTSKIPYDTMTPLQAAVGVRQGLRPGLPKKAHPKLLDIMQRCWEADPSKRPAFPDILVEVEDLLSHVQVCPGSFRKDGPRSS is encoded by the exons ATggtggctgcggcggcggcggagagtggGCTCGGCGGGGGCGTCGAGGAGGGCGTTGGAGAGAGCTCGTCCCCGCCGCGAGATGCCGCTCCTGTGCCCGCAGGCTCCGGCGGGAGGGGAGGCGGGGGAGGCGCCCGCGACATCTGCGGCCAGGTGCTCGAGCGACTCATCGCCGACGGCCACGCGGAGGCGTCCGACTCCGAGTTCCGAGACAAGCTCGTGGCCCATTTCGGGCGGCTTCCGCACAG CTATCAGCTGGATATCAATGTTGACAAAGCAGCCGATGTCTTGGTCCACCAGAACGTCTTAGCAGAAGCAAAGGATCCTGACAGGCGCCCCGCATTCCATGTCCGTTTCTTGAGG ATTGAAGATATGGATCAAGCATATGACTCCGATGCAACTGAAGAAGGggatgatgatggtgatgatctCTCTGTAAG GCAAGACACACAATATACTCACATTCATGAGATTGTTTTCTCCACAATTGACAAGCCAAAGCTACTCAGTCAG CTCTCTGCGTTGCTATCTGACATTGGACTGAACATCAGAGAAGCACACGTTTTCTCAACTCATGATGGCTATTCTCTTGATGTTTTTGTGGTTGATGGTTGGCTTGTTGAG GACACTGATGGTTTGAACAAAGCACTGGAAGCATCCATTTTAAGAAATGAG GGTTCATGGTCTGGTTCATCTCATTCCTCAGCAGCTGAAAGAACACTGCCCTTCCAAGTTAAAGGTGGTGAATGGGAAATCGACAAACGACTTCTTAAGATGGGAGGGATGATTGCTTCTGGTTCTTGTGGGGACTT GTATCATGGGACTTACCTTGGTGAGGATGTAGCTGTTAAAGTTCTAAGGGCCGAGCATTTGAATAAGAATGTTTGGAACGAGTTCACGCAGGAATTATATATTCTAAG AGAAGTTCAACATACAAATGTTGTGCGATTCATTGGTGCGTGCACAAAACCACCACAATTTTGCATAATTACAG AATACATGTCTGGAGGAAGCCTGTATGACTTTGTGCACAAGCAGCATAATGTTCTAAACCTCGCAACTCTCTTGAAGTTCGCAGTTGATGTATGCCGAGGGATGTGCTACTTGCACGAAAGGGGTATCATCCATAGAGATTTAAAGACTGCCAACCTTCTAATGGACAAAGATCAC GTTGTTAAAGTGGCTGATTTCGGTGTGGCTCGGTTCCAGGATCAAGGAGGTATCATGACAGCTGAAACTGGAACATACAGATGGATGGCACCTGAG GTTATAAATCATCAACCCTATGATAACAAAGCAGATGTGTTTAGCTTTGCTATTGTTCTTTGGGAGCTGGTAACGTCTAAG ATCCCATATGATACCATGACCCCGCTCCAGGCGGCTGTAGGTGTTAGACAG GGATTGCGCCCAGGACTCCCCAAAAAGGCACATCCAAAGCTGTTGGACATAA